From the Mycoplasmatota bacterium genome, one window contains:
- a CDS encoding 3-dehydroquinate synthase, which yields MKKITINALDKNYDIYIGDVLKTLKQFITTDEKVLIITDDTVKDIHLETLKKVVQTDYLFSLPENPENSKNLSSYEKCIDYCVNHYLDRNVLVLAFGGGVVTDFAGFFASTYKRGVRLIHLPTTLLSHDSSVGGKTALNFHEIKNVIGSFYQPDVVIYHLDFLKTLPEKEILSGFGEVFKHDLLSEGYILNQLMDENRSLYQLVDDDFFMEEILYRSILVKKIYIEMDIYDKLGKRQFLNFGHTLAHGIEIIDQYSHGEAVSLGICFDLFLSDNPFYELFYQKLIDWGYFKTKPVFHIEDMLKIIKNDKKNENEFLKFIGLYRFGQPYEINLTIEEFKEKLTQFKMVLL from the coding sequence ATGAAGAAAATTACAATTAATGCATTAGATAAAAATTATGATATTTATATTGGAGATGTTTTAAAAACACTGAAGCAGTTTATAACAACTGATGAAAAGGTGTTAATTATTACAGATGATACAGTAAAAGACATTCATTTAGAAACGTTAAAAAAAGTGGTTCAAACAGATTATCTTTTTTCATTACCTGAAAATCCGGAAAATAGTAAAAATCTTTCATCATATGAAAAATGCATTGATTATTGTGTAAATCATTATTTAGATAGAAATGTTCTTGTTTTAGCGTTTGGTGGAGGTGTTGTCACTGACTTTGCAGGTTTTTTTGCTTCAACATACAAAAGAGGTGTTCGATTAATTCATCTACCAACAACATTATTGTCGCATGATAGTTCAGTTGGTGGGAAAACAGCGTTGAACTTTCATGAAATTAAAAATGTGATTGGCTCTTTTTACCAGCCTGATGTTGTAATCTATCATTTAGATTTTTTAAAAACTTTGCCTGAAAAAGAAATCCTAAGTGGTTTTGGTGAAGTCTTTAAACATGATTTATTATCTGAAGGTTATATTTTAAATCAATTAATGGATGAAAATCGTTCATTATACCAGCTTGTTGATGATGATTTTTTCATGGAAGAGATATTATATCGTTCAATACTAGTAAAGAAGATTTATATTGAAATGGATATTTATGATAAGCTTGGTAAAAGACAATTTTTAAACTTTGGTCATACACTAGCTCATGGAATTGAAATAATAGATCAATATTCGCATGGGGAAGCAGTGAGTTTAGGAATATGTTTTGATTTATTTTTGTCTGATAATCCATTTTATGAATTATTTTATCAAAAACTAATTGATTGGGGTTATTTTAAAACAAAACCAGTTTTTCATATTGAGGATATGTTAAAAATAATTAAAAATGATAAAAAAAATGAAAATGAATTTCTCAAATTTATTGGACTTTATCGTTTTGGACAACCCTATGAAATTAATTTAACTATAGAAGAATTTAAAGAAAAATTAACTCAGTTTAAGATGGTGCTATTATGA
- the aroC gene encoding chorismate synthase: MRYISSGYSHGKQITIILEGIPSNVFLDLDEINEALRERQLGYGRGGRMKIESDKAEILSGVLFGKTTGAPMTIVVKNKDYINHQSYMDPFTYDVQDYQKVEIPRPGHADLVGAIKYNQDDMRCVFERASARETVSRVVVGAICLQILRQLGISVISYVTNIGGITLDDDFDLSYLEQSEVRMPSQKSSVMVKRLIDEAKIKKDTLGGICQVEVTNVPAGLGSYVSHETKLDAKIAASVLSIQSCKGIEFGDGFSLGDHFGSEVHDEIVYHNGFTRTSNHYGGFEGGMTTGMPIVLKAVFKPIPTLMKPLQSVHIKSKEAVLSHIERSDVCVVPSASIICMYTVVYEIAKAIFEQFTSDTMEQLKEALTSYREYVKQF; this comes from the coding sequence ATGCGCTATATCAGTAGTGGTTACTCTCATGGTAAACAAATTACAATTATTTTAGAAGGAATCCCAAGTAATGTTTTTTTAGATTTAGATGAAATTAATGAAGCTTTAAGGGAAAGACAATTAGGATATGGTCGTGGGGGTCGAATGAAAATTGAAAGTGATAAAGCAGAGATTTTATCAGGCGTTTTATTTGGTAAAACAACAGGAGCCCCTATGACGATTGTTGTGAAAAATAAAGATTATATAAATCATCAGTCGTATATGGACCCATTTACATATGATGTACAAGATTATCAAAAGGTAGAAATTCCACGCCCAGGACATGCAGATTTAGTTGGTGCGATTAAATATAATCAAGATGATATGCGGTGTGTTTTTGAAAGAGCTAGTGCGAGAGAAACCGTCTCACGTGTAGTCGTTGGTGCTATTTGCTTACAGATATTGAGACAATTGGGTATATCCGTTATCTCTTATGTGACAAATATTGGTGGAATAACACTTGATGATGATTTTGATTTAAGTTATTTAGAGCAATCAGAAGTAAGAATGCCAAGTCAAAAAAGTAGTGTTATGGTAAAACGATTAATCGATGAGGCGAAAATAAAAAAAGACACATTAGGCGGAATATGTCAGGTAGAGGTAACAAATGTACCTGCTGGACTAGGAAGTTATGTATCTCATGAGACTAAATTAGACGCAAAAATTGCTGCTTCAGTTTTAAGTATACAGTCGTGTAAAGGAATAGAGTTTGGAGATGGTTTTTCTTTAGGCGACCATTTTGGTAGTGAAGTTCATGATGAAATTGTTTATCACAACGGCTTTACTCGTACAAGCAACCATTATGGTGGCTTTGAAGGTGGAATGACAACAGGGATGCCAATTGTATTAAAAGCAGTGTTTAAACCGATTCCAACCTTAATGAAGCCTCTACAATCCGTTCATATAAAATCAAAAGAAGCAGTTTTATCCCATATAGAACGCAGTGATGTTTGTGTTGTACCCTCAGCAAGTATCATTTGTATGTATACAGTAGTTTATGAAATCGCAAAAGCTATTTTTGAACAATTTACTTCTGATACAATGGAACAATTAAAAGAAGCCCTCACATCATACCGTGAATATGTAAAACAGTTTTAA
- a CDS encoding WG repeat-containing protein, which translates to MKIKMFLITLIIICIGLIFFFSSSYNPQIKPSSCKINGKLNSTFDILLPISCPNGQIFDSNSIGYSNFKGEIVLLDENWVNASLFHDNYFAIVTNKDHLDAIINKKGNYILDYEYSDISYLGEDRYFLKKIVNEKHTYFFGRYVDGQIMIKEVEYEYMYDYAEGLAAVILKGNNKIGYVDKNGELVIPFIYDRNPLLTHQFFNGKVVVIKDGLYGVINRENEVVVPFAYDYIQPSTQKEIYLKFSQEAKWGLMNNRYEIMINPAFLSMGNDSENIISVSLNQINYAFLNIDTNQLITDFIYKKASNHNFIDQYNYFQNQHAVVTKDSQHFNLLNQDGLELFTEEYLGIKMINKRYVLLKSDDELFYLYNLQTKESIEFNALDILVYPHFEVLAICNEFYEDGAMVYQLYDLGGNEIIPGLKIYDYMKIHIINDTPYLYFNGELYNKSFSSYFDKEMNLIWKP; encoded by the coding sequence ATGAAAATTAAAATGTTTTTAATAACGTTAATTATAATATGTATAGGATTAATCTTTTTCTTCTCTTCCTCATATAATCCCCAAATTAAGCCTAGTTCTTGTAAAATTAATGGTAAATTGAATTCTACATTTGATATTTTACTTCCTATCTCATGTCCAAATGGGCAAATATTTGATTCAAATTCCATCGGTTATAGTAATTTTAAGGGAGAGATAGTATTACTAGATGAAAATTGGGTGAACGCCTCACTATTTCATGATAATTACTTTGCGATTGTAACCAATAAGGATCATCTAGATGCAATCATAAATAAAAAGGGTAATTATATTTTAGATTATGAGTATTCTGATATATCTTATTTAGGTGAGGATCGCTATTTTTTGAAAAAAATAGTTAATGAAAAACACACTTATTTTTTTGGACGTTATGTAGACGGTCAAATAATGATTAAAGAAGTTGAATATGAGTATATGTACGATTATGCAGAAGGATTAGCAGCAGTTATCTTAAAGGGAAACAATAAAATTGGTTATGTTGATAAAAATGGTGAACTTGTAATCCCATTTATTTATGACAGAAATCCACTACTTACTCATCAATTTTTTAATGGAAAAGTAGTGGTTATTAAAGATGGATTATATGGTGTTATTAATCGAGAAAATGAAGTAGTTGTTCCTTTTGCATATGATTATATACAACCAAGCACACAAAAAGAAATTTATTTAAAGTTTAGTCAAGAAGCTAAATGGGGACTTATGAATAATCGATATGAGATAATGATTAACCCTGCATTTTTATCAATGGGAAATGATTCAGAAAATATTATTTCAGTTAGTTTAAATCAAATCAATTATGCCTTCTTAAATATTGATACTAATCAATTAATTACCGATTTTATTTATAAAAAAGCAAGTAATCATAATTTTATTGATCAATATAATTATTTTCAAAATCAACATGCTGTTGTTACAAAAGATTCACAACATTTCAATCTATTAAATCAGGATGGTTTAGAATTATTTACAGAAGAGTATTTAGGAATAAAAATGATAAATAAAAGGTATGTATTGTTGAAAAGTGATGATGAATTATTTTATTTATATAATTTACAAACCAAAGAATCAATAGAATTTAATGCCTTAGATATCCTAGTGTATCCTCATTTTGAGGTTTTAGCGATTTGTAATGAGTTTTATGAAGATGGTGCAATGGTTTATCAACTTTATGATTTAGGAGGGAATGAAATAATTCCTGGGTTGAAAATATATGATTATATGAAAATACATATAATTAATGATACGCCTTATCTTTATTTTAATGGAGAGTTATATAATAAGTCATTTAGTTCATATTTTGATAAAGAAATGAATTTGATTTGGAAACCATAA
- a CDS encoding HU family DNA-binding protein: MNKSQLINVVAEKTEMKKKDVELVVDTMINTIYDTLKSRDKVTVSGFGTFETKHRKERNGVNPKTGEKIIVTEAILPIFKAGKTFKEEIK; the protein is encoded by the coding sequence ATGAACAAATCACAATTAATTAACGTTGTAGCAGAAAAAACAGAAATGAAAAAGAAAGACGTTGAGTTAGTAGTTGACACAATGATTAACACCATTTACGACACTTTAAAATCACGTGATAAAGTGACTGTCTCTGGTTTTGGTACATTTGAAACCAAACACCGAAAAGAACGTAATGGAGTTAACCCTAAAACAGGAGAAAAAATCATCGTGACAGAAGCAATTCTTCCAATTTTCAAAGCTGGAAAAACATTCAAAGAAGAAATAAAATAA
- the spoIVA gene encoding stage IV sporulation protein A: MSEEYIRDIVERTSKELYLGVVGPVRSGKSTFIRKFVESLILPNVHDEDLYKKVVDELPQAADGRTIMTTEPKFIPNQIMSINLDDLDVKVRLVDCVGFVIPNSKGYTDDEGPRMVHTPWFEEPIPFKDAAEIGTRKVIEDHSTIGIVMTTDGSICDFSREDYLEAEERTINDLKQLDKPFIVVLNSRHPQKQETQALRDTLVEKYDVPVLPISVENISLRDVNRVLKEALYEFKIKELNIKVPSWISVLNENHSVKRQFDDVIKNVSNEYQKLRETNKIVEALRENEFISDVQLTAVDPASGSAEITVVCKDELYNEIIESIIGQKLDDRGEFISLLQEYREAKHEYDSISSALHMVRQLGYGIATPRIEDMKLDKPEVVKQGSRYGVKLRAIAPSIHMIKVDVESTFEPIIGTEQQSQDLINYIMQDYDRDPLSVWKQDIFGRTLDSLVVDGINAKLYVLPDKARQKFRDTLEKVINKGSGGLIAIIL, encoded by the coding sequence ATGAGCGAAGAATATATTCGTGATATAGTCGAACGTACCTCTAAAGAGCTCTATTTAGGAGTTGTGGGACCTGTACGTTCGGGGAAATCCACATTTATTAGAAAATTTGTTGAATCATTGATCCTACCGAATGTTCACGACGAAGACTTATATAAAAAAGTAGTCGATGAATTACCTCAAGCAGCGGATGGAAGAACCATCATGACCACAGAACCTAAATTTATTCCGAATCAAATTATGAGCATTAATTTAGATGACTTAGATGTAAAGGTTCGTTTAGTTGATTGTGTTGGTTTTGTCATCCCTAATTCAAAAGGATATACTGATGATGAGGGACCAAGAATGGTTCACACCCCATGGTTTGAAGAGCCGATTCCATTTAAGGATGCTGCTGAAATTGGAACTAGAAAAGTTATTGAAGATCATTCGACAATTGGTATTGTCATGACAACAGATGGTTCAATTTGTGATTTTTCAAGAGAAGATTATTTAGAAGCTGAAGAAAGAACGATAAATGATTTAAAACAGTTAGATAAGCCATTTATTGTTGTTTTAAACAGTAGACATCCTCAAAAACAAGAAACCCAGGCATTACGTGATACATTAGTAGAAAAGTATGATGTACCTGTTCTTCCTATCTCTGTTGAAAATATTTCTTTACGTGATGTAAATCGAGTATTAAAAGAAGCTCTTTATGAATTTAAGATTAAAGAACTTAATATTAAAGTTCCAAGTTGGATTAGTGTTTTAAATGAAAACCACAGTGTAAAAAGACAATTTGATGATGTTATCAAAAATGTTAGTAATGAATATCAAAAATTACGTGAAACTAATAAAATCGTTGAGGCATTAAGAGAAAATGAATTTATTAGTGACGTTCAATTAACTGCAGTTGACCCTGCCTCTGGTTCAGCTGAAATTACAGTTGTTTGTAAAGATGAATTATATAATGAAATTATTGAAAGTATAATTGGACAAAAATTAGATGATAGAGGTGAATTTATTTCATTACTTCAAGAATATCGTGAAGCGAAACATGAATATGATAGTATTTCTTCTGCTTTACATATGGTTCGTCAATTAGGTTATGGAATTGCAACCCCAAGAATTGAAGATATGAAATTAGATAAGCCTGAAGTTGTTAAACAAGGTAGTCGATATGGTGTTAAATTACGTGCAATTGCGCCTTCTATTCATATGATAAAAGTTGATGTTGAATCAACTTTCGAACCGATTATTGGGACAGAACAACAAAGTCAAGACTTAATTAATTATATTATGCAAGACTATGATAGAGATCCATTATCCGTATGGAAACAAGATATTTTTGGTAGAACACTTGATTCTTTAGTCGTAGATGGAATTAATGCTAAACTTTATGTGCTACCAGACAAGGCTAGACAGAAGTTCCGTGACACTCTTGAAAAGGTGATAAATAAGGGTTCTGGAGGCTTAATTGCGATTATTTTATAG
- a CDS encoding stage VI sporulation protein F: MFKNVFDEINKKASIDKNTIFDIADSIKNADLSDEKVLRKLIRDISKVANKNVTKDLEDKIVKKIKNDGVPSNINDLF, from the coding sequence ATGTTTAAAAATGTTTTTGATGAAATAAACAAAAAGGCTAGTATTGATAAAAACACTATTTTTGATATTGCTGATAGTATAAAAAATGCAGATTTAAGTGATGAGAAAGTGTTAAGAAAATTAATTCGAGATATTTCAAAAGTAGCTAATAAAAATGTTACGAAAGATTTAGAGGATAAAATTGTAAAAAAAATAAAAAATGATGGCGTTCCATCAAATATAAACGATTTATTTTAA
- a CDS encoding NAD(P)H-dependent glycerol-3-phosphate dehydrogenase — MRTITIIGAGSWGSGLSLLLADNKHLVKVYDLDQSLIAEINNHHTNERYLPGSKLPNSIIGYTDLKEALLGSDVVLTVVPTKVMRQALKSVNDSLDHPVVFVNASKGIEPKTFKRVSEIVYEEIAPEKIKGFVALTGPSHAEEVIKRQLTTVAASSDNIELAKDIQQLFNNDEYFRVYTLNDLIGAELGGSLKNIIALAAGILSGLGYGDNAKAALITRGLAEMRRLAVKAGAKEETLFGLTGLGDLIVTATSMHSRNYQAGLKIGSGKNLKETLASMTMVVEGVRSCEAAYKYAKELDVEMPIIFAVYDVLFNEIEPVEILKELMQRNLKSE; from the coding sequence ATGAGAACAATTACAATTATAGGTGCAGGAAGTTGGGGTAGTGGTTTATCGCTTTTACTTGCTGATAATAAACATTTAGTAAAGGTATATGATTTAGACCAATCATTGATTGCAGAAATTAATAACCATCATACAAATGAGCGTTATTTACCAGGTTCTAAACTTCCAAATAGTATTATTGGGTATACAGATTTAAAAGAAGCTTTACTTGGTAGTGATGTAGTATTGACCGTTGTACCAACTAAGGTGATGCGTCAAGCCTTAAAAAGTGTTAATGATTCTTTGGACCACCCAGTTGTATTTGTTAATGCTAGTAAAGGGATTGAGCCAAAGACATTTAAACGTGTCTCAGAAATTGTTTATGAAGAAATAGCACCAGAAAAAATTAAAGGATTTGTTGCACTAACTGGACCAAGTCACGCTGAAGAGGTTATTAAACGTCAATTGACAACAGTCGCAGCATCAAGTGATAACATAGAACTTGCTAAAGATATACAACAATTATTTAATAATGATGAGTATTTTCGCGTTTACACGTTAAATGATTTAATTGGTGCTGAATTAGGCGGTTCATTAAAAAACATTATTGCTTTAGCTGCTGGTATTTTATCAGGTTTAGGTTATGGTGATAATGCAAAAGCGGCTTTAATTACTCGAGGACTAGCTGAAATGAGAAGACTCGCTGTAAAAGCTGGAGCTAAAGAAGAAACCTTATTTGGGTTAACAGGTCTTGGTGATTTAATTGTAACAGCTACTAGTATGCATAGTCGTAATTATCAAGCAGGTTTAAAAATCGGAAGTGGAAAAAATTTAAAAGAAACTTTAGCATCGATGACTATGGTTGTTGAAGGTGTTAGAAGTTGTGAAGCTGCTTATAAGTATGCTAAAGAATTAGATGTAGAAATGCCGATAATTTTTGCGGTTTATGATGTTTTATTTAATGAAATAGAACCTGTTGAAATTTTGAAAGAATTAATGCAAAGAAATTTAAAATCAGAATAA
- the der gene encoding ribosome biogenesis GTPase Der — translation MFPVVAIVGRPNCGKSTIFNRIVGQRLSIVEDTPGVTRDRIYSKGEWLGSKFNLIDTGGIEISDEPFLSQIKQQAEIAIDEADVIIFVCNVRDGITAADEFVANLLFKSNKEVICAVNKVDDISFKESVYEFYSLGFADVIPISSTHGIGFGDLLDALIHKLPKEKVINYDEKTIKFSLIGRPNVGKSSLTNVLLGEERVIVSDIAGTTRDAIDTQFTKDGHDYVVIDTAGMRKKGKVYENTEKYSVLRAMSAIERSDVCVVVLNAFEGIREFDKRIAGYAHNNNKAVILCVNKWDAIDKDDKTMKRWIENIRREFVFLDYAPIIFISAKENKRIHTLFDALLKAFENYSRRVPTNVLNEVILDAASLNPAPTHNGGKLRIYYVTQVDVKPPTFVMFVNHPKYLHFSYERFLDNKLRENFEFTGTPIKLIPRIRD, via the coding sequence ATGTTTCCAGTAGTTGCGATAGTGGGACGTCCTAATTGTGGGAAGTCCACTATTTTTAATAGAATCGTAGGTCAAAGGTTGTCTATTGTCGAAGATACTCCTGGAGTAACACGTGATAGAATTTACTCAAAAGGTGAATGGTTAGGTAGTAAATTTAATTTAATTGATACCGGTGGAATAGAAATATCTGATGAACCATTCCTTTCACAAATAAAACAACAAGCAGAAATTGCAATAGATGAAGCAGATGTAATTATATTTGTCTGTAACGTCCGTGATGGAATTACTGCTGCCGATGAATTTGTTGCGAATTTATTGTTTAAAAGTAATAAAGAAGTTATATGTGCCGTTAATAAAGTGGATGATATCAGTTTTAAAGAAAGTGTCTATGAATTTTATTCTTTAGGATTCGCTGATGTTATTCCGATTTCTTCAACACATGGAATTGGATTTGGTGATTTGTTAGATGCTTTGATTCATAAGTTACCAAAAGAAAAAGTTATAAATTACGATGAAAAGACAATTAAATTTTCTTTGATTGGAAGACCAAATGTTGGAAAATCATCTCTAACAAATGTTTTGTTAGGTGAAGAAAGAGTAATTGTTAGTGATATTGCTGGAACCACACGTGATGCAATTGATACCCAGTTTACTAAAGATGGTCATGATTATGTGGTTATTGATACAGCTGGAATGCGTAAAAAAGGTAAAGTTTATGAAAATACCGAAAAATATAGTGTGTTAAGAGCGATGTCTGCCATTGAACGTAGTGATGTTTGTGTGGTTGTTTTAAATGCTTTTGAAGGAATTAGAGAGTTTGATAAGCGTATTGCAGGCTATGCACATAATAATAATAAAGCAGTTATTTTATGTGTTAATAAATGGGATGCGATTGATAAAGATGATAAAACGATGAAACGTTGGATAGAAAATATTAGACGTGAATTTGTCTTTTTAGATTATGCTCCGATTATTTTTATTAGTGCTAAAGAAAATAAACGGATTCATACGTTATTTGATGCATTACTTAAAGCATTTGAAAATTATTCTCGTCGTGTTCCAACGAATGTATTAAACGAAGTTATTCTAGATGCTGCCAGTCTAAATCCTGCGCCAACACATAATGGTGGTAAATTAAGAATTTATTACGTCACACAAGTAGATGTCAAACCACCAACTTTCGTGATGTTTGTAAATCATCCAAAGTATTTACACTTTTCTTATGAGCGGTTTTTAGATAATAAATTAAGAGAGAATTTCGAATTTACTGGAACACCGATTAAATTAATACCTAGAATTAGAGATTAA
- a CDS encoding S1 RNA-binding domain-containing protein, which yields MSEKEIYDIQKFRIGQTIEGEVIEVTDNEVLVDFHYATEGRIYLNQLTLNKVSSAKELYQEGDTIKAKIKKINDEVALLSRIDIEKEQNLHKIENKFHHKNVVAGKVTEEKRNVFIVNIYGIDCIMPKNEVDVDANFNGESLLNETIKVKIIEMKKDRRGMKIVVSRRAVIAAEYFKDKLKKYNAIEKDAVYEGEVVRIERYGLLVVAHNYQGLVPLRQISHLPFQDISEVAKIGDKVNIKVIDKNDEKLQVLYSIKALLPKPWEVVGQNVKEGDVIEGTIVRITDFGAFINVYPYVDGLLHKNEYSYNPNINMFDHIEVGQKIKVKVNRIDVNHEKLSLSVRGIKENPWFTCGLKKYDIVEMKVVDFVDGDAIVSYVEDVVGLLSKKQITGEKRITKAEDELTVGQTINVKVMDFNPEEQILSVSIRRIKEDTERKEFLKYMKEQDQVKNDTLGDMFGDKLKELLSGDEE from the coding sequence ATGAGCGAAAAAGAAATTTATGACATTCAAAAATTTAGAATTGGACAAACAATTGAAGGAGAAGTTATTGAAGTAACTGATAATGAGGTCCTAGTTGATTTTCATTATGCTACAGAAGGGAGAATTTATTTAAACCAATTAACACTAAATAAGGTATCTAGTGCGAAGGAGTTGTACCAAGAAGGGGATACAATTAAAGCGAAAATCAAAAAAATAAATGATGAAGTTGCTTTATTATCACGCATTGATATTGAAAAAGAACAAAATTTACATAAGATTGAAAATAAGTTTCATCATAAAAATGTAGTTGCAGGAAAAGTTACTGAAGAAAAAAGAAATGTATTTATCGTTAATATTTACGGGATTGACTGCATTATGCCTAAAAATGAAGTTGATGTTGACGCTAATTTTAATGGTGAATCATTACTAAATGAAACAATTAAAGTTAAAATAATTGAAATGAAAAAAGATAGAAGAGGAATGAAAATTGTCGTATCAAGAAGAGCAGTAATCGCAGCTGAATACTTCAAAGATAAATTAAAAAAATATAACGCAATCGAAAAAGATGCAGTTTATGAAGGAGAAGTCGTTAGAATTGAACGTTACGGTTTATTAGTCGTTGCACATAATTATCAAGGACTTGTTCCATTAAGACAAATCTCTCATTTACCATTCCAAGATATATCAGAAGTAGCTAAAATTGGAGATAAAGTAAATATTAAAGTAATCGATAAAAATGATGAAAAATTACAAGTATTATATTCAATTAAGGCGTTACTTCCTAAACCATGGGAAGTTGTTGGGCAAAATGTCAAAGAAGGAGACGTTATAGAAGGAACTATTGTTCGTATTACCGACTTTGGTGCATTTATTAATGTTTATCCTTATGTTGATGGATTACTACATAAAAATGAATATTCATATAATCCAAATATTAACATGTTTGACCATATTGAAGTAGGTCAAAAAATCAAAGTAAAAGTAAACCGAATTGACGTAAATCATGAAAAATTATCTTTATCAGTTCGTGGAATTAAAGAAAATCCTTGGTTTACATGTGGATTAAAAAAATATGATATTGTAGAAATGAAAGTTGTTGATTTTGTTGATGGTGATGCCATTGTTTCTTATGTAGAAGATGTCGTGGGATTATTATCTAAAAAACAAATTACAGGTGAAAAAAGAATTACTAAAGCTGAAGATGAATTAACAGTGGGTCAAACAATTAATGTAAAAGTAATGGATTTTAATCCTGAAGAACAAATATTATCAGTTAGTATTCGTCGTATTAAAGAAGATACTGAAAGAAAAGAATTTCTTAAATATATGAAAGAACAAGATCAAGTTAAAAATGATACACTTGGTGACATGTTTGGAGATAAATTAAAGGAATTATTAAGCGGCGACGAAGAATAA